DNA from Chrysemys picta bellii isolate R12L10 chromosome 13, ASM1138683v2, whole genome shotgun sequence:
cctgatgaaatgcatcctagaatactcaaggagctaatagaggaggtatctgagcctctagctattatctttggaaaatcatgggagacaggagagattccagaagactggaaaagggcaaatatagtgcccatctataaaaagggaaataaaaacaacccaggaaactacagaccagttagtttaacttctgtgccacggaagataatggagcaagtaattaaggaaatcatctgcaaacacttggaaggtggtaaggtgataaggaacagccagcatggatttgtaaagaacaaatcatgtcagaccaatctgatagctttcttcgataggataacgagccttgtggataagggagaagctgtggatgtggtatacctagactttagtaaggcatttgatacggtcttgcatgatattcttatcgataaactaggcaaatacaatttagatggggctactataaggtgggtgcataactggctggataaccgtactcagagagttattaatggttcccaatcctgctggaaaggcataacgagtggggttccgcaagggtatgttttgggaccggctctgttcaatatcttcattaacgacttagatattggcatagaaagtacgcttattaagtttgcggatgaaaccaaactgggagggattgcaactgctttggaggacagggtcataattcaaaatgatctggacaaattggagaaatggtctgaggtaaacaggatgaagtttaacaaagacaaatgcaaagtgctccacttaggaagaaaaaatcagtttcacacatacagaatgggaagagactgtctaggaaggagtacggcagaaagggatctaggggttatagtggaccacaagctaaatgtgagtcaacagtgggatgctgttgcaaaaaaagcaaacatgattctgggatgcattaacaggtgtgttgtgagcaagacacgagaagtcattcttctgctctactctgctctggttaggcctcagctggagtattgtgtccagttctgggcaccgcatttcaagaaagatgtggagaaattggaaagggtccagagaagagcaacaagaatgattaaaggtcttgagaacatgacctatgaaggaaggctgaaaaaattgggtttgtttagtttggaaaagagaagactgagaggggacatgatagcagttttcaggtatctaaaagggtgtcataaggaggagggagaaaacttgttcaccttagcctctaaggatagaacaagaagcaatgggtttaaactgcagcaagggaggtctaggttggacattaggaaaaagttcctaactgtcagggtggttaaatactggaataaactgcctagggaggttgtggaatctccatctccggcgatatttaagagtagattagataaatgtctatcagggatggtctagacagtatttggtcctgccatgagggcaggggactggactcgaaatctatgaatctatgaacagaGCTGGGTCTCACCCAGCCAAGGCGGCTCATGCTCTGCCATCCTGAGATCCCAAATTCAGTCCCCACTGCCCGGGGCATGACCGAGACCCAACCTCCGGCGATGCGGGCGGTAGCTAGCATGGGACTGAGGTTTCGTCACCACAGCGTGACATGTGCTAGAAATGAGTGGAATGATAAAGGCCGGCCGAATGGGGCAGGGGAGTTTGTATCTCCAGCGCAGCTAAAATGTCACGTGCCCTGGtttaacccactagcccccactccactcccagagcgagggatgggacccaggagtcctggctccaaccccccccagctctaaccaccaggcctcactccccttccagagccagggatgcgacccaggagttctggctcccagcccccaccctcacttCTCCCCTTGCCTGGGGCCCAGAAAGCGAAGCCGAGCAGGTGGGGGCCTCTGGCCCCAGTATGTCCCGGTGGCTGCTGGGGGAGAATGACCTGGTGCCCCCCCCGTCCGGGCTAGTGAGACTCACCGATCACAGCGATGTGCACGGGAGGGCTCTCCTGGGAAGGGATCTCCCGGCCGGCTCGCAGGACCCAATAGGCACAGCTGTATTCGCTGGGATCTCCCATCTCCACTGTGAGCATCTCCAAGGGCCCCATGGCCCCAGCAGGCAGCTCCTTGGGGGCCTGGCCTCGGTGTCTCTTGTAGAACCTGTATCCAGCCACCTCCTGGCCCCTGGGAGCCGAACACTCCAGGGTCACCCGctctccccacacatacacagggtGCTGGGGGCTCAGAGAGAGcacaggggccggcaggggctctgGAGCAAACGGGGAGAGGAATCAGTGACTGgggccctgccctcagccccctcagCTGATCCCGTGAACACCCAACCCACCCACTTCTGGTTCCTTTTCTCCCACCGCCAgacacttccctccccctcccacttgtCTCTCTCCCTGACAACCCAGGGGAAAGCGCCGCCCAGGATCTCAAGGGGAAGGGATGTAATTCAAGCCTCAGGAGCCCTGTGGGAGGTGGTTCAAGACGGTGACATCCCCATTTCacaaaaggggaaactgaagcacggaGCGTGACTGCCAACTGAGAGGAACACTCAGGAATAGAACCCGGGAGTCCTGTTGTGACAACCATTGTTatgtatttgcagcaaatattgtacaaaggttgtcgtgtgaggtgtctatgaaaaggttatgatttgctggttacgattatgctgtctgtatgtgtgtccctgttttgtagttgaagttatgaatattggctctgtacttgtatctcaatgtgttttgacTCTAAATAGCCtgagtgaagcatttggtcaggttcctgagaaaggactattctcagtaagtgcccaatcaagaaacacttaactgacaatggactttgggagatgccaatccacatctgagctttcctgggaatgttcaaactaacatgtaaacaatggcgtcagcctgcaaagggagtcatgcatggacatgtgacttgcccatgtgactccagactccatcttgctgctgtgattttccacagtaagaacaaagtgGTGTCTTTCCAtgggcagaggatataaaaggccctgaaaactcctccatcttgtctttaatcctgcttctgacctctggaggaaccttgctacaaactgaagctctgaacaaaggactgaatgacccatgcCAGCTGTGGAtatactccagagacttgatttgaacctgcagtttattacatcactgctgcaagcctgaaccaagaactttgccattgctgtatgtaattgattccatttaaccaactctagctctcatctatatttctttctacACTCGCTCTTCCACCCTTCGACAGAGAATCCCTTCATACCTCCCATCCCCTGGTGACCACTCTCTGCGCCCCAACAGCGAAAAGCAGAGCATTACTCGGCGCCAAACCCGGCCAGAAGTGTAAGGAAAAGCCAGGTGGAGAAAGAGCCACAGAAATTGACTGTTCAGCCCCCTGAGGGTGACCATCCACTTGTCTGGTCTCTGTTGCTCTCCTTGCCATGGGATGCTGTGATGGCCAAAAGCATATCTGGGTTCCCAGAAGTACTGGATccattcatggaggacaggtccatcaatggctcttagccaagatggtcggggatgcaaccccatgctcgggGTGAGGCTGAACCTCTGACTACTACAAGCCACGATGGAAGCCTGGGCTGGATCcctccataattgccctgttctgtacgctcccctgaagctctggtatgggccaccattggagacaggctactgggctagagggaccaggGACCAGcatggcagctcttatgttctgATGCTGGTCCGTCCTATCACATGCTGAGAGAAAGGGGCCTCACCTGTGATTGTGATGGAGATGGGGTGGCTCTCTAGGGAGGAGATCTCCTGCCCAGGTTCGGCTACCCGGTACATACAGGTGTACGAGCCAGAATCCTCCATGCCGAGTCTGCCAATCTGGTAACTCTGAGAGTCCTCCAGCACCTGTCTTGTGCATGCTACTTGTGCCCCAGCCTTGAGGAAGCAGAACTGCATCTTcttctcccagctgggagctgagCACGTCAGGGTAACAGAATCTCCGGTGGTGAACTCAGGACCCGTTGGGGACAGCCGCAGAGCTGGACGAAAGGTTTCCGGGAGCACAGAAGGCCCTGAAGAGAGACAATGGGGACTGACCCCTCCAACAACCCCCAGTGCTATGGGAGCTCCCGCCACCCAATATCAGGAGATGGCTGATGTGTCCAAAGGGAGATGACACTCAAGTTCATTTGCTACCACACTATATTTCCCTCCCTGGTCACTAACGTTCcctccccaacccagagatgTTTTCTTTGAGGAGCATCAGCTCTGGGTTCACCCACTTTTCATTTACTGATTTTCTCAGTTTTCTTGCCCATTTCAGGGAAGGTTGATTGGTCTTTAAAGACCATCAGGTGATGCTCCTGGGATAAGGCAGGTGTGAGCCTACAGCTAACCCAACAGGCCAACCGTGCTCGGTCTCTGTGGAGCTGTGAATTTAATAATTCCTGTGAGTCTCCAAGCAGCAGGACTGGGAACTGTAGGGAGATGCCTCTGGGGACATCAACTGGGACCTGCAAGGCCAGGTTTGGACTGGCAGCTGTCAAGGAGTTTGCCGGCAAGGTTGACAGGTGGGAATGTCAGGGAGGTAACGAACATTTCAGCAGCAGCACATATCTCCCTTGCTGAGCAGAGCGTCACAGGGACTTAGTTGCTAACACAACCTCCCTTGAcaaaccagctctcctggacagGAGCTCTCTGATTGCCCAGAGCAATCACTTTGCAATGGCCGAGCATTTTAACTCAACAACCCTCTGGTGCTATCCTGTTCCCACCTTCCTTCAGAAGTTCAGCTGAAGATGGAGACCAGCTGACCACAGTGAAGGTAAAGAATCCCCCATGCAATGTGGAGTCTGTAGTCTGGCCCAGATACCAACCCCCAATATCAGACAGGATTCATCAGCTCTACAGACAGATTACTCAGTTCATCACAGACATACCAGTCAGTAGTCCACAACCGCTCCAGTCTGCAGGCCAGATGTCTGAACAGCCATGGCCTGACCCAAAAGGTGTAGATGGAAACATGACTCACCTGTCAGATGGATTGAGAGGGGAGAGCTCGGCCGTGACTGGATCATTCTCCCTGAGACACTGATCTCATAGCTGCAGGTGTAAGGGCCGGTAGCGTCCAAATCAGACTGACGGAGCTGGAGACGGGCACCCGGCTGTGAGACAATGAGATTCCCCTGCCTCAGGAACTGGTACCTTGTAGCCACATGTCCCGGAGGGGCCGAGCATTCGATGGTAACAGGGCTCTTCCCGGGGGGATCAGAATTCGCAGAGATGGATGGAGCAAGAGGGAAATCTGTGAAGAGCAACAACAGGAGAGAAGAGGGGGTGTTAATGTACCGAGAGTGTGGAAATAGCAGAGCAATTGCGGATGAAAAAGTGGGGTCTAGAGATCAAATCGAGGCATAGGGAGgttgccaggactcctgggttctatcccccactctgagaggggagtgaatTTCAGTTCTTGAAAACTTGATAAAACTAGAAGGAGGAGAAGTAGATAGCTAAACTGAGCTGATGCCCTTGACAGCAGTTAGTTTGCTGGTTGTGTCTCAGCCACTGTCGGGGGAGAAATGCCAGTGACCCCAGATCAACCAGCCCTAGGAAACAGATGCACCAGTTGCTAGGGCCAAGCAGGGAAGGCTGCGCTCTGAGATGGTTTCCCACACAGACTCTGCTCCCCCGTACGGGCAGGTGTATGCTTTCGGGATCCCCATCACAGCTGTGAGCCCCAGCTGAGCACCATTGTTCTGAGTGGAAAAATCTGCAGAGACCTGCACCCCGATTTCATCGCAGAAGCCATATCTCCCTCCTGGGAGCCGAGCACCGGAGAGTAACATGCTCCCCAGGGAGATAGACAGAATGCTTAGGGGCTAGAGAGAGCATGAGGGCCGgctgccccctgcactccaaAGGGCTGTGAGAAAGCGTCCTAGGAGATGCTGGTTCACACTGGGTTCCTTTAGGGTCTGATGAGGTGAAAGGAAGAGGCCCCTGGCTTGCACTCGAGAGGCTGTACTCATGCAGCGTGGCCGCCCCAGTGTTGTGGTGAGACCACGCgggcaaaatatacaaagtaaatagcctgAAATAGATCTCAGTCATCATTGTTCTTACTTTGCCTCGTGGTAAATTTCAGTTATGAAGGTTGGAAATATTTCtctgttggtttgtgtgtgtgggcagTGAAATCGGTGTTTACCAACAAaaatcaaatacagaacagaCTCCCGTTCCAGACTACATCTGCCAAGATGCACAGCGCTCACCCCTCTAGTTGAACTGCTGCAATGCAACATGGGGGGCTTAGTTCTGAGCGGGGGGCTGGCCAGGAAATGAGAATGGGGACACAAAACACCAGAACTGAAACTCCCACCAGATACCACAGCCACTCCGGGCAGATACAGGATACGAACAGAGCCAAAAATAAAGGATTTTGTTTCAAGAAGGAGGAAAATGTCTCATTCTGATCCACAatgtttaaatgaaatgttttgacgtGTCCACAACGAATTTCAACCATCCCCTCCCGTCCCATGCAAGGACTTTGGAGGACCAGGTCACAAGCACTATTGAACAATGTGCCGTATCTGCAGTgaaaggccagaagggtccatcATGAAGCTCCTTCAAGCCAGAATCAAACCAGTGACCTAAAACTTAGCCACATTCTTGAAATCTACAGTCCGCCTCGCCACCAGCTCAGGTGCTGAAGGAATCTATAGAGCTCAACaggtttagcttaacaaaggtgAAGCGGAGATTTGATTGTGGTCTATAAGTACCTAACATGACGACAGAAATCTGATACCAAAGAGCTCTTCAATCTGGCAGCCAAAGATCTAACAGGATCCAATCGCTGAAAACTGAAGCAAGACtaattcagactgggaataaggtgGAAATTTTCAACAGGGAGGGGAATTCACCAGTGGAAGAAGGTACCCatggtcgtggtggattctccatcactggccatttttaaaacaAGCGTGGGTGTTTCCCTAGAAAATCTGCtctggttcaaacaggaattacgTTGGGGATGTCCAGTGAAGATGGGACGAGGTGATCAGAGGGGCCGTTTCTGGTTTGAGAATCTGTGAAATGGTTTTAGTTTGTTTCGGGGGGGTCATTTTTTTTCCAGGTAGGTGGAGCGAAGACAATGGGACCATCCACCAAGGTCAGGAGAACCTGGGGGTTGAAGTGAGCAGGCTGGTGACCTTCCCCACACATGAGGAGTTGGGTCTCACATGTGATGGGGACGGGAATCCCCTATTAGACAGCAGGAGAAAGGGGACTCACCCATCACTGATATCCAGACAGGCTGGCTGCGTGCAGAGTAGATGGTCTGTCCATCTCTCACTGCCTGGTACTCACAGCTGTACATCCCGATCTTCCCCGTCTCAGCCGTCAGGACCAGCCAGGGCACCCCGGGCAGGACAGTAGTTTCCGTGAAGACCCGTTCCCCGCGTGGATTGTAGAACTGGTAGCTGGTCACTGCCTCCCCACCAGGGGCCAAGCATCTGAGGGTGAGACGCTCCCCCGGGACATACACAGGCTGCTGGGGGTCCATGATGACTGTGGGGGCTTGCAGGGGGGCTGAGGAAGGGCAGAGAGATTCAGGGGAAGTTTCACTCCCCCAGCCACATGctgcctcccacttcctgccccccttggCTGTAGCCGGCAGCCCCTCACAGCTCTCCATTCCTCCCACACAACAAGTCACCTGGTGTCTGCCCCCCACAGgccccagagctctggctgcatCTCTCCTGGCCTCACCCCTCCCAGTgctccatggggagggggcaggagccccTGTCACCTCTAGCGGGTTGTGGTTCCCACCTGGCCACACCACACGTCACGGGCTCCGCCGGGCATGGCGCTGCTCAGTCAGCTCTGTGGGGGTGCTGAGACCGGACGGATGAGGgaagtgggagtgggggtggggagatgagaGGAGATGGCAGCTAGGGAGAGAGACCTCCCCCCATGGAAGCCCTGAGGCTCAAATCCCCCCCATCTCCTGGCTTGCAGCCAGCACTGCTGAGATTTCACTCTGCATGTTGCCCTGGGACCAGGGCTAGAGTCTGTTTTTGGGGTGCTCCATTTCAAGCAGATTACAGGAGTCTGGTTCTAAGGGGGGGTGGCTCAGCCCTATCAGAGAATCCAGTCCCTATAATGCCTCCAGGGAACCTCAGAAAACAGAGCCCCCCACAAATTAACAGTCACTTTGGGAAGTCTTTCCGGGGCCCCCTGCAGGTCCCGAATCTGGGTGTTGAGTGGAGCATAATCAGAGTGAGACACACTcagagatggggtgggagggtctCTGCACACAATGCCTGGGAAGGGGGGTCACCACACACACAGTGCCTGGGACCCCACAGTGAGAAGCCAGGCACACAAGGGCATACTGGAATCAGTGTCCCCTGTCtggtcccattccccatcccactGACCAGACAGTTCCTCTGGGGCAGGATTGGAGCTGGCAgcccctagaggtgaaaggccccATGTTCCATTCTCTGACCCAACCAGCCAGACCCCCCACCATGGGGCCAGACTGGAACTTGAAGTCTGTCCCATAGGGTGACCCCCTTTCTTGGAGAGGACCCATCTGGACTgacagctggggtgtgtgtggatcgTGTCCCTCCTTACCTGCAGGtgacaccagctggggaaggATCTGGAGAGAAGCTgaaggagagaagaggagagatGGGCAGTGAGAGCTCTGGGGACGgcacaggagggaagggggctggggaacaGGGAACGTAATTTAGGGAGACGTGGATTTGCCCAGGTGGATGTGGCTCAAGATCTATTTCCCTAGGGCAGAGCGACAGACAGTAGGTGGAAGGAAACGACCATGGGGGAAAGACCAGGAGCTCGATATTTGAGTAAAGCTCTAGGAAAGCAGGCACCTGGTGACTGTGAGTCTATTTGCAGAAGCCCAAGGCTCAGGGTTCGTGCTCCCTGCACAGAAAGGCCCCAAGAGCAGACCCCACGTGGCAGGGAAATCCCAGACTCCCACCAGACTGTCGCTGAATGGAGGCTGGGGATGGAGTCTGGGGGACGAGAGGCCCCGAGGAGCTGGAGATGGAATGAGATGGTGAGATGCatgcagggaaggggggaaggagaTACAGGCTGAAGGAGGAGTGCAGGGTCACTCACCCAGGAGATGGAGGAGCTCCATGCTGGGTGTAACAGGATGCTGCTGCCCAGTGAATCTGCTCCTTCAATGGGCTACTTAAATAGCAACCGAGCTCCTACAAATATCTGTGACCATCCGTCCCATGGGGCGAGACACTTTCCCAAAGTCTGCGCATCCGAGAGAGGAACCAGCTCCTGGGACGGGGCAGGTGGAATCTGAAAGGAGCAGGGACGGGTGGTGACGATGCAGCCTCAAGCCCTGCTGATAGCTGGAGAACCCTGGTGTCCGGGATGGAGAAACCTCATGGATTAATGCAGGAGATGGAATGAAAGAAttagagagggaaagggggatTGAGACATTCAAAGAGATGAATGAAGAGACAGGCTGCTTCGCAAATagaggaagggaaagagagaaataaagggAGTAAACAGATGAATGACAGATCGAGAGTGATAAAAGGAAAGAGTGAATGagtgaagagggagaagaagAGACAGTGCCtgaagaaaaggggagatggagagagTGAAAGAGAAAGACACAGCAGGAGAAGTGCAGAGGGAGGTCAGTGACTGAGAACAAAGAGGACAGTCAGAAATAGAAAGATTGAGCGAGACACAGCCAGAAGGAGTGGAGAGGTGACTGTGagagaagggggggaagagagagggggaatgAAAGTCAGATACATGGAGGGAAcgtgtgaatgagagagagagagagatggaggagtggggaggatgaagaggaggGTGGCAGAGTgaggcagggaaagggggagacGTAGGGAAGACGTGAATGAGGCAGGCATGGAAGGAGTACAGGGTGAGTCATTCACCTGGAGCAGGGAGACACATTTAGCTCCGTGCTGGGGGGACCTGGAagctgcacccccaacccccgtctCCTGAGAGCCCCGTGCTCCCCTCTGATCACAGCCAGAGGAAGTGCTGCCTAAGGGACGGAGCTGCTTCTCCGCCCCACCATTGAGGTACCACATGCTGTGGGCTGACtgtggccaggccggggggctcccagcatgccttgcagctcccagccgctttGCAGGGCCTGGGCCAACAATAGCAGAGGGATCTTCTACAGGGTAATCAGGTAACAGCTCCTCACTCCATCCATTACCCTGGCCAGGTACACCAAGGGGCATGGGCCCAGCACCAAACAAAACCTGTGAAGGGTCATGGGGCCAGCACTGGGGCatgggggtcagcactgactgggaggggagagagctccCTAGTGAGCCCCCACCttgatccctgcagcacagcgcctcctAACACTGCACTGGGACACGGGGCTCAGCACTGACTCAGAACATATAACTGGACAGAACTGAATTAGATCTGCACTTCTCACCCAGCTCGCTGGTCACTGCTCTCAGGTGAACGCCGCGTGTGCAGGGGTCATGGACGTGTCTCAGCCGGCAGCATCACCCAGCAGCTGAGTCATGTAACTTTTTACAGGAACGGAGACAGGGCTGGTGGCTGAGCTAAAGGAACAACCTCACGCCAGAGACCGTTCAAGCTAATGCGGAGGTGGAGTTTGGCCTAATTTTGGTGCCTCTTTAtttctccctctgtctctctgtgtcttGTCCCTCAACCTCTTCCTTCCTTTGTAGTGCAATGGATGAGGTGTctctcctcctgagtcctctgcctcacacaccctcccccttcctcccatccccctACAGAGTCCCCATCCTGCTCTCCAAACTGTTCTCCTGATTTCAGTTGCATCACGGCTAATTTGGGGTGTGACAGTGGAGTCTGAGGTGGCTTTGCAGCTGTTTCTGGGGAGCTCTTCCCAAGCATGGGGGGCAGGCTGGAGAAAGCACAAAGAGACTTGTCTGAAAATTTCACACGTGTGCCATGCGGCTTGGCATCACGGGCCGATGTGATTCGCTGGGCAGGGTTGGGGCCTGTAACGAagagaaaactgaagcaaaacaggAACTAAGGAGAAAGTTAAGAGGGTTTCATTGGGACTAGGAAATTTACCTCCTGAGCGGCCCCCGAGAACCTGTGCCAGAGAGAAAGGCCAGCCAAGGAAAGGCCCTGACTTCCTGGGGTTAGCTCTGATGCTGCTGCCGAGATCCTGCTAACAGACTGCTCCCCTAAACACCCCCTCTGGGCTCATTAGTCCTCGCACCCCTTGAGACCCCAACGTGCCCCAAATTCCCCAGCTCCAATCACAGCCTCTTAACGTTCtcccaaattttcaaacaagccctTTGGTGTCCCGGCAAGGCTATTATATCTGTGTCTGGTCAGTTTCTCAATATTACACCCAAAGGGAGGGACGTATGTGCCACAAGCCACTGGCTGGCTGATTACCTTGTCATGGCCTCTTCCGGGAGCCCAGACTGGCTAAAGGACCCCCAGAGTCATGGGGGGTTCTTGTGCAGAGTGGAAGCCAGTGTCCAAACGAGCTCCCCCTTGCCATCCAGCgatgaactgggggggggggggggtcagtcttCGGGAGCAGTGCGTCTATTTGCATCAAGACAGCTACTCTACCTGGGTGTTCAGTAGCCAGGGCTACTTTTCCAGTGATCAGTTGGGGCCATTCCGGGATGAAACTCCCTGTAGGATTGAACACCGGGGTAATGAAATGTCGTGTCTTTAATTGTATGAGCAAAGGGCAGCAGACGTGTCCTCAGCAGgccctgattgagggcatcaccaacagtcgtggtggattcttcatcactggcaagtTTTAAATCAGGAGTCGGGGGTTCCTAGTAGTTCTGCTCTAGGGATTGTTTTAGGGAGGGGTtacgcaggcagggccggctctactgtttttgccgccccaagcagcgcgccgaattgctgccTCGGAAGACGGGGGCAGTCTG
Protein-coding regions in this window:
- the LOC135972184 gene encoding alpha-1B-glycoprotein-like; the encoded protein is MELLHLLASLQILPQLVSPAAPLQAPTVIMDPQQPVYVPGERLTLRCLAPGGEAVTSYQFYNPRGERVFTETTVLPGVPWLVLTAETGKIGMYSCEYQAVRDGQTIYSARSQPVWISVMDFPLAPSISANSDPPGKSPVTIECSAPPGHVATRYQFLRQGNLIVSQPGARLQLRQSDLDATGPYTCSYEISVSGRMIQSRPSSPLSIHLTGPSVLPETFRPALRLSPTGPEFTTGDSVTLTCSAPSWEKKMQFCFLKAGAQVACTRQVLEDSQSYQIGRLGMEDSGSYTCMYRVAEPGQEISSLESHPISITITGEAPFSQHVIGRTSIRT